The genomic stretch GCCAGACCAGTCCCCCCTCGCCCGCCAGCGCCGACGTCGACCGGGTGCGTGCCGCCGTCTCCGCCGCCCTGACCGAGTTCCTCGACCGCCAGCGCACGTACCTGTCGGGGATGGACCCCATCCTCACCACGCTCGTGGACGAGGTGTGCGCGGTCGCCGGGGGCGGCAAGCGGCTCCGCCCGCTGTTCGCCTACTGGGGGTGGCGCGGCGCGCGCGACACCGGCCCCGGTGCCGGCGAGGACGACGCCGCCGTGCTGCGCGCCGTCGCGGCGCTGGAGTTCGTGCACGCCAGCGCGCTCGTGCACGACGACGTCATGGACGGCGCACAGACCCGCCGTGGCCGCCCCGCCACCCACGTCGGCTTCGCGGCACGGCACGCCGACGGCGACCTCAACGGCGACGGCGACCTCTTCGGCACCGGCGCGGCGATCCTGATCGGCGACCTCGCCCTCGTCTGGTCCGACGAGATGCTCCGCTGCTCCGGCATCTCCGAGGCCGCGCTCAGCCGCGCCCGCGCGGTCTGGGACACCATGCGCACCGAGGTCACCGCCGGCCAGTACCTCGATCTGCTGCGCGCCGCGGGCGGGCTGCCCGGGCCGGAGGGCGCCCTGAAGGTGGCCCGGTACAAGAGCGCCGGGTACACGGTGCAGCGCCCCCTGCAGCTCGGCGCCGCCATCGCCGGCGCCGGTCCGCGGGTGATCGAGGCGTGCACCGAGATCGGGGTCCCGCTCGGCGAGGCGTTCCAGCTGCGCGACGACGTCCTCGGCGTGTTCGGTGACCCGGAGGTGACCGGCAAGTCTGCCGACGACGACCTGCGGGAGGGCAAGCAGACCCTGCTGGTCGCGCTCGCGGAGGAG from Blastococcus sp. PRF04-17 encodes the following:
- a CDS encoding polyprenyl synthetase family protein, with amino-acid sequence MTAGAQQRQTSPPSPASADVDRVRAAVSAALTEFLDRQRTYLSGMDPILTTLVDEVCAVAGGGKRLRPLFAYWGWRGARDTGPGAGEDDAAVLRAVAALEFVHASALVHDDVMDGAQTRRGRPATHVGFAARHADGDLNGDGDLFGTGAAILIGDLALVWSDEMLRCSGISEAALSRARAVWDTMRTEVTAGQYLDLLRAAGGLPGPEGALKVARYKSAGYTVQRPLQLGAAIAGAGPRVIEACTEIGVPLGEAFQLRDDVLGVFGDPEVTGKSADDDLREGKQTLLVALAEEATDDAGRALMGRLLGNSEAGTEDFDALRALIRRTGARDLVERRITEQTELARRAIGEAPLSDDARAALDALAVAATTRTA